Proteins co-encoded in one Prunus persica cultivar Lovell chromosome G6, Prunus_persica_NCBIv2, whole genome shotgun sequence genomic window:
- the LOC18772034 gene encoding protein RER1A: MDAGAAGVGLAAAAADDPFKGSPFAAVSDWSYGISRRYQHVLDRTTPHVLYRWLACLGVALVYVIRVYLVQGFYVVSYGLGIYILNLLIGFLSPQVDPEIHDLASDGPSLPTRGSDEFRPFVRRLPEFKFWYSIAKAFCIAFVMTFFSAFDVPVFWPILLFYWVVLFVLTMRRQIVHMIKYKYVPFSFGKQRYDGRKASSSSTETAGLLPRD; the protein is encoded by the exons ATGGACGCTGGAGCGGCGGGCGTGGGTCTCGCCGCAGCCGCCGCGGACGATCCGTTCAAGGGATCGCCGTTCGCCGCCGTCTCCGATTGGAGCTACGGTATCTCGCGCCGTTATCAGCATGTGCTCGACCGTACCACGCCGCACGTGCTGTACCGGTGGCTGGCGTGCCTGGGCGTGGCCTTGGTCTACGTCATCCGCGTGTACCTGGTCCAAGGCTTCTACGTCGTGTCGTATGGCTTGGGGATCTACATTCTCAACCTTCTCATCggctttctctctcctcaggtCGACCCTGAGATCCACGACCTCGCCTCCGACGGCCCCTCCCTTCCCACCCGCGGATCCGATGAGTTTCGACCCTTCGTTCGCCGCCTCCCCGAATTCAAGTTCTG GTACTCTATCGCGAAGGCATTTTGCATTGCTTTTGTTATGACGTTCTTCAGTGCATTTGATGTACCTGTGTTCTGGCCTATACTTCTCTTCTACTGGGTGGTGCTCTTCGTTCTCACTATGAGGAGACAGATAGTACACATGATCAAATACAAATACGTTCCCTTCTCCTTTGGGAAACAG CGGTACGATGGGAGGAaagcttcttcatcttcaacaGAGACCGCAGGCCTCCTCCCCAGGGACTGA
- the LOC18772843 gene encoding UPF0481 protein At3g47200 has protein sequence MVAVFNKELLSWYLITVKLRETVESGIATTPTSTNRSIELPEQAHQQVQKQEQQPSPLQIVIQNGGDKKYEDGPKSPDSEWVINIKDKLEQAGQDDAAGTWAKLCIYRVPHYLREGDDKAIVPQIVSLGPYHHGRRRLRQMDRHKWRSLHHMLKRNNQNIQLYLDSIKEVEEKARACYEGPVAMGISSNEFVEMMVLDGCFVLELFRGAAEGFKQLGYPRNDPIFAMRGSMHSIQRDMIMLENQLPLFILDRLLGLQFGDPEQKGLVAKLALRFFDPLMPTDEPLTKSDRSKLESSLGYANTFDPLSDQGGLHCLDVFRRSLLRRGLQPTPRVWIKKWSHANRVADKRRQQLIHCVTELREAGIKFKKRKTDRFWDVKFENGILRIPRLLIHDGTKSLFLNLIAFEQCHLDCSNDITSYVIFMDNLINSPQDVGYLHYCGIIEHWLGSDAEVADLFNRLCQEVVFDINDSYLSRLSEDVNRYYNHRWNAWRASLKHNYFNNPWATLSFVAAVVLLFLTFAQTFYGVYGYYRPPN, from the coding sequence aTGGTTGCTGTCTTCAACAAAGAGCTCTTGAGCTGGTACCTCATCACAGTCAAACTCAGAGAAACAGTAGAGTCTGGAATTGCAACAACTCCTACCTCCACAAACAGATCCATTGAATTGCCAGAACAAGCTCATCAGCAGGTGCAGAAACAAGAGCAGCAACCATCGCCCCTCCAAATTGTGATCCAAAATGGTGGtgataaaaaatatgaagatGGACCGAAGTCACCAGATTCCGAGTGGGTGATCAACATCAAAGACAAACTTGAACAAGCCGGTCAAGACGATGCAGCAGGTACATGGGCAAAGCTCTGCATCTACAGAGTCCCCCATTACCTAAGAGAAGGTGATGACAAAGCCATTGTCCCTCAGATTGTGTCATTGGGGCCTTACCACCATGGCAGGAGACGCCTTCGCCAAATGGATCGCCACAAATGGCGTTCGCTTCACCACATGCTCAAGCGTAACAACCAGAACATACAGCTCTATCTGGATTCTATAAAAGAAGTTGAAGAGAAGGCCCGTGCTTGCTATGAAGGACCAGTTGCAATGGGGATCAGCAGCAATGAGTTTGTTGAAATGATGGTGCTTGATGGTTGCTTTGTGCTGGAGCTGTTTCGTGGTGCAGCTGAGGGGTTTAAGCAACTGGGGTACCCTCGAAATGATCCCATCTTTGCAATGCGTGGTTCGATGCATTCGATTCAGAGAGACATGATCATGCTCGAGAATCAGCTTCCACTTTTCATCCTTGATAGGCTGTTGGGGCTGCAGTTTGGAGATCCTGAGCAGAAAGGACTTGTAGCCAAGCTAGCACTTCGGTTTTTTGATCCTTTAATGCCAACAGATGAGCCGTTAACAAAGAGTGATAGAAGCAAACTTGAGTCTTCACTTGGATATGCAAACACCTTTGATCCACTCTCTGATCAAGGTGGCCTTCATTGCCTTGATGTGTTCAGGCGAAGTCTATTACGCAGAGGGCTTCAGCCTACACCGAGAGTTTGGATCAAGAAATGGTCACACGCCAATCGGGTTGCTGATAAGCGGAGGCAACAGTTGATTCATTGTGTTACAGAGCTTAGGGAGGCTGGGATCAAGTTCAAGAAAAGGAAGACAGATCGGTTCTGGGATGTCAAGTTCGAGAATGGGATTCTAAGAATTCCTAGGCTCTTGATCCATGATGGAACCAAGTCTCTTTTTCTCAATCTTATTGCGTTTGAGCAGTGTCATCTTGATTGCAGCAATGACATTACTTCCTATGTGATCTTCATGGACAACTTGATCAACTCTCCACAGGATGTGGGGTACCTCCATTATTGTGGAATTATTGAGCACTGGCTTGGCAGCGATGCTGAGGTTGCTGACCTATTTAACCGACTTTGTCAAGAGGTGGTTTTCGATATTAATGACAGTTATCTTTCTCGTCTGTCGGAGGATGTAAACCGCTACTACAACCACAGGTGGAATGCTTGGCGTGCCAGTTTGAAGCATAACTACTTCAACAATCCATGGGCCACCCTCTCCTTCGTTGCCGCTGTCGTCTTGTTGTTTCTCACTTTTGCGCAGACCTTCTACGGAGTATATGGCTATTACAGGCCACCAAACTAA
- the LOC18773388 gene encoding cysteine proteinase COT44: MSSTMSLTIFTLLLLSFTLSSYASGVGSRSEAEVKQIYQEWLVKHQKTYNGIGEEDRRFEIFKDNLRFIDEHNSQDRPYKVGLNAFADLTNQEYRAKFLGTRSDPKRRVMKAKNSSQRYAFRVGEALPESVDWRVKGAVNPIKNQGNCGSCWAFSTVAAVEGVNQIVTGELVSLSEQELVDCDRSYNAGCNGGLMDYAFEFIIQNGGMDTEKDYPYKAYDQQCNVALENNKVVSIDGYEDVPAYDENALKKAVAHQPISVAIEAGGMALQLYQSGVFTGECGSALDHGVVAVGYGTENGTDYWLVRNSWGTNWGESGYFKIERNVATTYTGKCGIAMEASYPTKKDQKYPTSSFLAEEDIKMVTSA, translated from the exons ATGTCGTCAACCATGTCCCTAACCATCTTcactctcctcctcctctccttcACCCTTTCATCCTATGCCTCAGGCGTCGGCTCTCGAAGCGAGGCCGAGGTCAAACAAATCTACCAAGAATGGCTTGTGAAGCACCAGAAAACCTACAACGGGATTGGAGAGGAAGACAGGAGGTTCGAGATCTTCAAGGACAACTTGAGGTTCATCGATGAGCACAATTCCCAGGACCGTCCCTACAAGGTTGGCCTGAACGCTTTTGCTGACCTGACCAACCAAGAGTACCGTGCCAAGTTTCTGGGCACCAGAAGTGACCCTAAGCGTAGGGTCATGAAGGCCAAGAACTCTAGCCAAAGGTATGCCTTTCGTGTCGGTGAGGCGTTGCCTGAATCTGTGGATTGGAGGGTCAAGGGCGCCGTCAACCCCATCAAAAATCAAGGAAATTGCG GAAGTTGCTGGGCTTTTTCGACAGTGGCAGCAGTGGAAGGCGTAAACCAAATAGTCACAGGCGAATTGGTCTCCCTTTCAGAGCAAGAGCTTGTTGACTGCGACAGGTCGTACAACGCAGGCTGCAACGGAGGCCTCATGGACTATGCCTTTGAGTTCATCATCCAAAACGGTGGCATGGACACTGAAAAAGACTACCCTTACAAAGCATACGACCAACAATGTAACGTTGCTCTG GAGAACAATAAGGTCGTTAGCATCGACGGATACGAAGATGTTCCTGCTTACGATGAGAACGCTTTGAAGAAAGCCGTGGCACATCAGCCCATTAGCGTTGCTATTGAAGCTGGTGGCATGGCTCTACAACTCTACCAGTCG GGTGTGTTTACTGGTGAATGTGGGTCAGCTTTGGACCATGGTGTGGTTGCTGTTGGGTATGGCACGGAGAATGGAACAGACTATTGGCTTGTAAGGAACTCATGGGGCACCAATTGGGGTGAGAGTGGATATTTTAAGATAGAGAGAAACGTGGCTACCACATACACTGGCAAGTGTGGGATTGCAATGGAGGCTTCTTACCCAACAAAGAAGGACCAAAAGTACCCAACAAGCTCTTTCCTTGCTGAAGAAGACATCAAAATGGTCACAAGTGCTTGA
- the LOC18772379 gene encoding probable beta-1,4-xylosyltransferase IRX14H: MKLSTLQQSYLNRRSNSFRGSGPLDSSSDGVIKSPATVFWLVLHGLCCLISLVLGFRFSRLVFFFLFSTSSSNLYPVPFRSASELAGTLDLPANPITNLEFTLNRNTTTASSSSRVVVGRHGIRIRPWPHPNPTETMKAHRIIETVQREQRRQFGVNNPKTVIAVTPTYARTFQALHLTGVMHSLMLVPYDVVWIVVEAGGVTNETTSIVSKSGLRIIHVGFDQRMPNTWEGRHLLEARMRLHALRIVREQKLDGIVMFADDSNMHSMELFDEMQNVKWFGAVSVGIVAHSENAYDLSDSTIHKKEDGENPSMPVQGPACNSSNKLVGWHTFNSLPYVGKSANYIDDRAPVLPRKLEWAGFVLNSRLLWNRAEDKPEWVKDLDSIGGADEDIGSPLFLLKDLSMVEPLGSCGRQVLIWWLRVEARFDSKFPPRWTIDPPLEITVPSKRTPWPDAPPELPSDGKVETGVEERIVKHSTKIRTTRVKKSSRSKRKRETKMIDMQATARHTEQN, encoded by the exons atgaAGCTCTCGACGTTGCAGCAGAGCTACCTCAACAGACGGAGCAACAGCTTCAGAGGATCAGGGCCGTTGGATTCGTCGTCGGACGGCGTGATTAAGTCTCCTGCGACCGTGTTCTGGCTCGTGCTCCATGGCCTCTGCTGCCTCATCAGTCTCGTCCTCGGCTTCCGCTTCTCTCgacttgttttcttcttcctcttctccacCTCCTCTTCGAATCTCTATCCGGTGCCTTTCCGGTCGGCTTCTGAGCTCGCCGGAACCCTAGACCTCCCCGCCAACCCGATCACGAACCTCGAGTTCACTCTCAACAGGAATACCACCACCGCGAGCTCCAGTAGCCGGGTCGTCGTCGGGCGGCACGGGATCCGAATCAGACCCTGGCCCCATCCGAACCCGACCGAGACGATGAAGGCGCATCGGATAATTGAGACGGTTCAGAGGGAGCAGCGGAGACAGTTCGGAGTCAACAACCCCAAAACGGTCATCGCCGTCACTCCCACTTACGCTCGGACCTTCCAAGCTCTACATTTGACTGGCGTAATGCATTCGCTTATGCTGGTCCCGTACGACGTCGTTTGGATCGTCGTCGAGGCCGGTGGGGTTACCAATGAGACGACCTCGATTGTTTCCAAGTCGGGGCTTCGGATCATCCACGTTGGGTTCGATCAGCGAATGCCCAATACTTGGGAAGGTCGTCACCTGTTGGAGGCTCGGATGCGACTTCATGCTTTGAG AATTGTGAGAGAACAGAAGCTGGATGGGATTGTGATGTTTGCGGATGATAGTAATATGCACAGCATGGAGCTTTTTGATGAGATGCAGAACGTGAAATGGTTTGGTGCTGTTTCGGTTGGAATAGTTGCTCATTCCGAGAATGCATATGACTTGTCTGACTCCACGATTCATAAAAAGGAGGATGGGGAGAACCCATCAATGCCTGTTCAAGGTCCTGCTTGTAACTCCTCCAATAAGTTGGTTGGTTGGCACACCTTTAATTCGTTGCCCTATGTGGGAAAGAGTGCAAATTACATTGATGATAGAGCACCCGTACTACCCAGGAAGCTGGAGTGGGCTGGGTTTGTGTTGAATTCCCGGTTGCTTTGGAATAGAGCTGAAGATAAACCAGAGTGGGTTAAGGATCTAGATAGTATAGGTGGGGCAGATGAGGATATAGGGAGTCCTCTTTTCTTGTTGAAGGACCTATCTATGGTTGAGCCACTTGGAAGTTGTGGGCGGCAAGTTTTGATCTGGTGGCTCCGCGTTGAAGCCCGTTTCGATAGTAAATTTCCTCCCAG ATGGACCATTGATCCTCCTTTGGAAATTACTGTACCATCGAAACGTACTCCATGGCCTGATGCTCCTCCTGAACTCCCATCTGATGGAAAAGTAGAAACTGGAGTTGAAGAGCGCATAGTGAAGCATTCTACAAAAATTCGAACAACCAGAGTGAAGAAAAGTTCTCGAAGCAAGAGAAAGCGCGAGACAAAAATGATCGACATGCAGGCTACTGCAAGGCATACTGAACAAAACTGA